From a region of the Haloferax volcanii DS2 genome:
- a CDS encoding 50S ribosomal protein L19e: MTDLKAQKRMAADVLDVGKSRVWFDPEEQAEIAEAITREDIRELVDEGTIRAKDAKGNSKGRARERAAKRSYGHRKGAGSRKGRSGARQNKKDAWVSRIRAQRRRLKELREDGTLDRSQYRTLYNKASGGEFDSVDRLEAYIQNNYQVEIQ; this comes from the coding sequence ATGACGGACCTCAAAGCGCAGAAGCGAATGGCGGCCGACGTCCTCGACGTCGGCAAGAGCCGAGTGTGGTTCGACCCCGAAGAACAGGCCGAAATCGCGGAGGCCATCACGCGCGAAGACATCCGTGAACTCGTCGACGAGGGCACGATTCGCGCCAAGGACGCCAAGGGCAACTCGAAAGGTCGCGCACGCGAGCGCGCCGCCAAGCGTTCCTACGGTCACCGCAAGGGTGCCGGCTCCCGTAAGGGCCGTTCCGGCGCTCGACAGAACAAGAAAGACGCATGGGTCAGCCGAATCCGCGCCCAGCGCCGTCGCCTGAAGGAGCTTCGCGAGGACGGAACGCTCGACCGTTCCCAGTACCGCACGCTCTACAACAAGGCGTCCGGTGGCGAATTCGATAGCGTGGACCGGCTCGAAGCATACATTCAGAACAACTACCAGGTGGAGATTCAATAA